From the genome of Rathayibacter sp. VKM Ac-2759, one region includes:
- a CDS encoding SGNH/GDSL hydrolase family protein: protein MTDRTDAGAGRRFVAIGDSFTEGVGDPHARLPNGVRGWADRVADRLARAEPGWEYANLAIRSKRLAQIRAEQLPTALALRPTLVTLYAGGNDILDLKTDMRVLVDDYECLVDALATTGASLVLFTGFDIPGLPAPRMFVRRNRVYNAAVRRIARERGAILVDYWRMQAFREPMMWSPDRMHLSKRGHRFLAARVLDILGVPHTVSAGPWDAPEPLTALEWLRDQHRWTADWLLPLVGRKLRRVTLGDHLTPRWPDPVVVPPKGGLRRLARDLGY from the coding sequence ATGACTGATCGCACCGACGCGGGAGCGGGCCGCCGTTTCGTCGCGATCGGCGACTCCTTCACGGAGGGGGTCGGCGACCCGCACGCGCGCCTGCCCAACGGAGTCCGCGGCTGGGCCGACCGCGTCGCCGACCGTCTCGCCCGCGCCGAGCCGGGCTGGGAGTACGCGAACCTCGCGATCCGCTCGAAGCGCCTGGCGCAGATCCGCGCCGAGCAGCTGCCCACCGCCCTCGCGCTGCGGCCGACCCTCGTCACCCTCTACGCCGGCGGCAACGACATCCTCGACCTCAAGACCGACATGCGCGTGCTCGTCGACGACTACGAGTGCCTGGTCGACGCACTCGCCACGACCGGCGCCTCCCTCGTGCTCTTCACCGGGTTCGACATCCCCGGCCTGCCCGCCCCGCGGATGTTCGTGCGCCGCAACCGCGTCTACAACGCAGCCGTCCGCCGGATCGCCCGCGAGCGCGGCGCGATCCTCGTCGACTACTGGCGGATGCAGGCGTTCCGCGAGCCGATGATGTGGTCTCCCGACCGGATGCACCTCTCCAAGCGCGGGCACCGGTTCCTCGCCGCGCGGGTGCTCGACATCCTCGGCGTCCCGCACACCGTCTCGGCGGGCCCGTGGGACGCGCCGGAGCCGCTCACGGCCCTCGAGTGGCTCCGCGACCAGCACCGCTGGACGGCCGACTGGCTGCTCCCCCTCGTCGGCCGCAAGCTCCGCCGCGTCACGCTCGGCGACCACCTGACCCCGCGCTGGCCCGACCCCGTCGTCGTGCCTCCGAAGGGCGGCCTGCGCCGCCTCGCCCGCGACCTCGGCTACTGA
- a CDS encoding DNA polymerase III subunit gamma/tau codes for MIEDRPGHGSADDGDGDDDALSWAGEGADPTLAGVAPRAVRSAPTVRASRAGDADDDLPDELREDGEDDDETSEAEAAAASSVLLVATGVTAGLYLLYTIGWMITATRQNATITASFSGDALGGALYGLGLWLAVAAPATWFAAVLLGTRDSRVRTRVVWLVAGLVLLAPLPFLKGA; via the coding sequence GTGATCGAGGACAGACCAGGGCACGGCAGTGCCGACGACGGTGACGGCGACGACGACGCTCTGAGCTGGGCGGGAGAGGGCGCCGACCCGACGCTGGCGGGAGTCGCACCGCGCGCGGTGCGCTCGGCTCCGACGGTGCGCGCCTCCCGGGCGGGCGACGCGGACGACGACCTCCCGGACGAGTTGCGCGAGGACGGCGAGGACGACGACGAGACCTCGGAGGCCGAGGCGGCCGCCGCCTCCTCCGTGCTGCTCGTCGCGACCGGTGTCACCGCCGGGCTCTACCTCCTGTACACGATCGGCTGGATGATCACGGCGACCCGCCAGAACGCCACGATCACCGCCTCCTTCTCGGGGGACGCTCTCGGTGGTGCGCTGTACGGGCTCGGTCTGTGGCTCGCCGTCGCGGCGCCCGCGACCTGGTTCGCGGCGGTGCTGCTGGGCACGCGCGACTCCCGGGTGCGCACCCGCGTGGTGTGGCTCGTCGCCGGGCTGGTGCTGCTCGCCCCGCTGCCGTTCCTGAAGGGGGCGTGA
- the serA gene encoding phosphoglycerate dehydrogenase has product MTKPVVLIAEELSPATVDALGPDFEIRSVDGTDRPALLEALGAADAILVRSATQVDAEAIAAAPSLKVIARAGVGLDNVDIAAATTAGVMVVNAPTSNIISAAELTVGHILSLARHIPAAHSALAQGLWKRSKYTGVELYEKTVGIIGLGRIGALITARLQAFGVNVVAYDPYVTSARAQQLGVTLLTLEELLAQSDFISIHMPKTPETTGMISDEQLALMKPTAFIVNVARGGLIDEDALHRALVANTIAGAGLDVFVKEPPTGSPLLALENVVVTPHLGASTDEAQEKAGVSVAKSVRLALSGELVPDAVNVAGGVIDEYVRPGIPLVEKLGQVFSGLADSPVTSIDIEVRGELAAYDVKVLKLAALKGVFTNVVSESVSYVNAPVLAEQRGIEVRLITDSVSDEYRNVITLRGALSDGSQISVSGTLTGTKQVEKLVAINGYDVEVPLAKHHVVMSYIDRPGIVAVYGREFGDASVNIAGMQIARTEAGGKALSVITIDSPAPDGLLEKVRVAIDADLMQEIDITEQ; this is encoded by the coding sequence GTGACAAAGCCGGTCGTCCTGATCGCCGAAGAACTCTCGCCCGCCACCGTGGACGCCCTCGGTCCCGACTTCGAGATCCGCTCCGTGGACGGCACCGACCGGCCCGCGCTGCTCGAGGCGCTCGGTGCGGCCGATGCGATCCTCGTGCGCTCGGCGACCCAGGTGGACGCCGAGGCGATCGCCGCGGCTCCGTCGCTCAAGGTCATCGCGCGCGCGGGAGTCGGACTCGACAACGTCGACATCGCGGCGGCCACCACCGCGGGCGTCATGGTCGTCAACGCGCCGACCTCCAACATCATCTCGGCCGCCGAGCTGACCGTGGGGCACATCCTGAGCCTCGCCCGCCACATCCCCGCCGCGCACAGCGCCCTCGCCCAGGGACTGTGGAAGCGCTCCAAGTACACCGGCGTCGAGCTCTACGAGAAGACCGTCGGCATCATCGGCCTCGGCCGCATCGGCGCCCTGATCACCGCGCGCCTGCAGGCCTTCGGCGTGAACGTCGTCGCCTACGACCCCTACGTGACGAGCGCCCGCGCGCAGCAGCTCGGCGTCACCCTGCTGACCCTCGAGGAGCTGCTCGCCCAGAGCGACTTCATCTCCATCCACATGCCCAAGACCCCCGAGACGACCGGGATGATCTCGGACGAGCAGCTCGCGCTGATGAAGCCGACCGCGTTCATCGTGAACGTCGCCCGCGGCGGACTGATCGACGAGGACGCCCTGCACCGCGCGCTCGTCGCGAACACCATCGCCGGCGCCGGTCTCGACGTCTTCGTGAAGGAGCCGCCGACCGGCTCGCCGCTGCTCGCGCTCGAGAACGTGGTCGTCACGCCGCACCTGGGCGCCTCGACGGACGAGGCGCAGGAGAAGGCCGGCGTCTCGGTCGCCAAGTCGGTGCGCCTCGCGCTCTCGGGCGAGCTCGTGCCCGACGCGGTCAACGTCGCCGGCGGAGTCATCGACGAGTACGTGCGCCCGGGCATCCCGCTGGTCGAGAAGCTCGGCCAGGTGTTCTCGGGTCTCGCCGACTCGCCCGTCACCTCGATCGACATCGAGGTCCGCGGCGAGCTCGCCGCCTACGACGTCAAGGTGCTCAAGCTCGCGGCGCTCAAGGGCGTCTTCACGAACGTGGTCTCGGAGTCGGTGTCGTACGTGAACGCGCCGGTGCTCGCCGAGCAGCGCGGCATCGAGGTGCGGCTCATCACCGACTCGGTGTCGGATGAGTACCGCAACGTGATCACCCTCCGCGGTGCCCTCTCCGACGGCTCGCAGATCTCGGTCTCGGGCACGCTCACCGGCACCAAGCAGGTCGAGAAGCTCGTGGCGATCAACGGCTACGACGTCGAGGTGCCGCTCGCGAAGCACCACGTCGTGATGAGCTACATCGACCGGCCCGGGATCGTCGCGGTGTACGGCCGCGAGTTCGGCGACGCCTCCGTCAACATCGCCGGGATGCAGATCGCGCGCACCGAGGCGGGCGGCAAGGCCCTCTCCGTCATCACGATCGACTCGCCCGCGCCCGACGGCCTGCTCGAGAAGGTCCGCGTCGCGATCGACGCCGACCTGATGCAGGAGATCGACATCACCGAGCAGTAG
- a CDS encoding PhzF family phenazine biosynthesis protein yields the protein MVSRRFAQVDVFAAEAFRGNPVAVVVDGDGVADADMAAFARWTNLSETTFLLTPTAPEADYRLRIFTPGGELPFAGHPTLGSAHAWLGAGGVPRVEGSLVQECAAGLVRLRVTEAGIAFAAPPRLRSGPADEATVERAAAALRIPRSEILGHEWVDNGPGWLAVRLASAERVLELAPDQALLAGLPLGVVGPYPDGAECAFEVRAFIPDVGVLEDPVTGSLNAGIAQWLIGAGLAPERYVAAQGAALGRAGRVHVERVGEDVWIGGATTTLIDGVVQL from the coding sequence ATGGTCTCGCGGAGGTTCGCACAGGTCGACGTGTTCGCGGCGGAGGCGTTCCGCGGCAATCCCGTCGCGGTGGTCGTCGACGGCGACGGGGTCGCGGACGCCGACATGGCGGCCTTCGCGCGCTGGACGAACCTGTCGGAGACGACGTTCCTGCTGACGCCCACTGCGCCCGAGGCCGACTACCGGCTCCGGATCTTCACCCCCGGCGGCGAGCTGCCGTTCGCGGGGCACCCGACGCTCGGGAGCGCTCACGCGTGGCTCGGCGCCGGGGGAGTGCCGCGCGTCGAGGGCTCGCTCGTGCAGGAGTGCGCGGCCGGGCTCGTGCGGCTGCGCGTGACGGAGGCGGGGATCGCCTTCGCGGCGCCGCCGCGGCTGCGCTCGGGGCCTGCGGACGAGGCCACCGTGGAGCGCGCGGCGGCGGCGCTGCGGATCCCGCGCTCCGAGATCCTCGGGCACGAGTGGGTCGACAACGGTCCGGGCTGGCTCGCGGTGCGGCTGGCGTCGGCGGAGCGGGTGCTCGAGCTGGCGCCGGATCAGGCGCTGCTCGCGGGGCTGCCGCTCGGTGTCGTCGGACCGTACCCGGACGGTGCCGAGTGCGCCTTCGAGGTGCGGGCGTTCATCCCCGACGTGGGAGTGCTCGAGGATCCGGTGACGGGGAGCCTCAACGCGGGGATCGCGCAGTGGCTGATCGGCGCGGGGCTCGCTCCGGAGCGGTACGTCGCGGCGCAGGGCGCAGCGCTCGGGCGCGCGGGGCGCGTGCACGTCGAGCGGGTGGGCGAGGACGTGTGGATCGGCGGGGCGACGACGACGCTGATCGACGGGGTCGTGCAGCTCTAG
- a CDS encoding HNH endonuclease signature motif containing protein — translation MAVAAETRPTEAILDDVREGADEVGRLARNASLDLLASAEKLYDVYRHGLTIPLAFARGGLSSRESSDLVERSLRAELATGAGVSERELSRDLERAHLLVEDLPLTRALLAAARIRWRAGEVICSAATTLPKESRAEFDERAADLALSKTPTQLRRAVDRLRDQLHTEPLAERHHRAVQDRGVWLTPEIDGMATLSALLPAAAAVGVYNRLDRIAHSLRDGAGPAGDSRASGDERTLAQLRADAFTDLLCDGDIAGTTPVSSPQDTPPTFVPGIRAEVRLTLPASTASGADDAPADLDGYGAIPATIARELAGVAATITRVLTDPHTGTVVSVGRTHRVPPPQMRLALQLRDQTCRFPGCTRPASTSEADHTIEWRHGGQTSLENLASLCTAHHHVRHGDRWTYRLHPDGTTDWTTPTGRHVTTRPPALPGRPPVPPPRFTDDPPPF, via the coding sequence ATGGCAGTTGCAGCAGAGACACGACCCACGGAGGCGATACTCGACGACGTCCGCGAGGGCGCCGACGAGGTCGGCCGCCTCGCCCGCAACGCCTCCCTCGACCTGCTCGCGTCCGCCGAGAAGCTGTACGACGTCTACCGGCACGGCCTCACGATCCCGCTCGCGTTCGCCCGCGGCGGCCTGTCGAGTCGCGAGTCGAGCGACCTCGTCGAACGCTCCCTCCGCGCCGAACTCGCCACCGGCGCCGGAGTGTCCGAACGGGAGCTCTCCCGCGACCTCGAACGCGCGCACCTGCTGGTCGAGGATCTTCCGCTCACCCGAGCCCTGCTCGCGGCGGCCAGGATCCGCTGGCGAGCCGGCGAGGTGATCTGCTCCGCCGCCACGACACTGCCCAAGGAGTCCCGCGCCGAATTCGACGAGCGCGCCGCCGACCTCGCCCTGTCGAAGACCCCCACCCAGCTGCGACGCGCCGTCGACCGGCTCCGCGATCAACTCCACACCGAGCCCCTCGCCGAACGACACCACCGCGCCGTGCAGGACCGCGGCGTGTGGCTCACCCCCGAGATCGACGGGATGGCCACACTCTCCGCCCTCCTCCCCGCGGCGGCCGCGGTCGGCGTCTACAACCGCCTCGATCGCATCGCGCACTCCCTCCGCGACGGCGCCGGCCCCGCGGGTGACTCCCGGGCCTCGGGCGATGAACGGACTCTCGCCCAGCTGCGCGCCGACGCCTTCACCGATCTCCTCTGCGACGGAGACATCGCCGGCACCACCCCCGTCAGCAGCCCGCAGGACACCCCTCCGACGTTCGTCCCCGGAATCCGCGCCGAAGTGCGCCTGACGCTCCCCGCGAGCACCGCCTCCGGAGCAGACGACGCTCCCGCCGACCTCGACGGCTACGGAGCGATCCCCGCCACCATCGCCCGCGAACTCGCCGGAGTCGCCGCCACCATCACCCGAGTCCTCACCGACCCCCACACCGGCACCGTCGTCTCCGTCGGCCGCACCCACCGCGTCCCACCCCCGCAGATGCGCCTCGCGCTCCAGCTGCGCGACCAGACCTGCCGGTTCCCCGGCTGCACCCGCCCCGCGTCCACCAGCGAAGCCGACCACACGATCGAATGGCGCCACGGCGGCCAGACCTCCCTCGAGAACCTCGCGTCCCTCTGCACCGCTCACCACCACGTCCGCCACGGCGACCGCTGGACCTACCGCCTCCACCCCGACGGCACCACCGACTGGACCACCCCCACCGGACGCCACGTCACCACCCGACCACCCGCCCTCCCCGGCAGGCCGCCCGTACCACCCCCACGCTTCACCGACGACCCACCCCCGTTCTGA
- a CDS encoding TetR/AcrR family transcriptional regulator — protein sequence MPPAPARDRVLDAFEALLIEQGERAATLDATARTAGVSKGGLLYHFPSKDALVDGLVERLDERLAEDIDRITTSDEGVVPYLIRTSFAADTPFDRTILAVSRIAQGHDERASAGLARIHDSWNAVVTEAVGDPLIARAIVLMSDGLYYNSALLPTDDGPRGQAEDVLAVIDRLLQR from the coding sequence ATGCCTCCCGCCCCCGCCCGCGACCGCGTCCTCGACGCGTTCGAGGCGCTCCTGATCGAGCAGGGCGAGCGCGCGGCCACCCTCGACGCCACCGCGCGCACCGCCGGAGTCTCGAAGGGCGGGCTGCTCTACCACTTCCCGTCGAAGGACGCCCTGGTCGACGGCCTCGTCGAGCGCCTCGACGAGCGCCTCGCCGAGGACATCGACCGGATCACGACCTCGGACGAGGGCGTCGTCCCCTACCTGATCCGCACCTCGTTCGCCGCCGACACCCCCTTCGACCGCACGATCCTCGCGGTCTCGCGCATCGCCCAGGGCCACGACGAGCGCGCGAGCGCCGGCCTCGCCCGGATCCACGACAGCTGGAACGCCGTCGTCACCGAGGCCGTCGGCGACCCCCTGATCGCGCGCGCCATCGTCCTGATGAGCGACGGCCTGTACTACAACTCGGCCCTCCTCCCCACCGACGACGGCCCCCGCGGCCAGGCCGAGGACGTCCTCGCGGTCATCGACCGCCTCCTGCAGCGCTAG